Part of the Varibaculum massiliense genome is shown below.
AGTAACGTTGCCAGGCTCGGACATACCAAAAACACGGGTATTAAGACCATTGTCCATACAAAGACTGAAGGCGGTGGCGTCCATAACTTTTAGCCCCTTCTGTAGGGCTTCCTGATAGGTAAGGTAGTCAAAACGGGTGGCATTGGGGTCGCGCTTGGGATCTGCACTATAGACCCCGTCAACCCCGTTTTTACCTACTAATAACTCTTGGCAATGGGTTTCGAGGGCGCGCTGGGCGCTCACGGTATCGGTAGAAAAGAACGGGAGACCCGAGCCGGCACCGAAAATCACTACCCGCCCCTTTTCCATGTGGCGCACTGCTTTTAGGGGGATATAGGGTTCGGCAATCTGTCCCATGGTAATCGCGGTCTGTACCCGGGTGGTTACCCCTGCCTGTTCCAGCAGATCTTGCAAGGCCAGGGAGTTCATTACCGTTCCCAGCATTCCCATATAGTCGGCGCGCGCCCGATCAAGACCGCGCTGGGATAGTTCCGCCCCCCGGAAGAAATTTCCC
Proteins encoded:
- the pyrH gene encoding UMP kinase, which codes for MLKVSGEVFGGGHVGMDLDVINSVAHQIGAAVEQGVQVAVVVGGGNFFRGAELSQRGLDRARADYMGMLGTVMNSLALQDLLEQAGVTTRVQTAITMGQIAEPYIPLKAVRHMEKGRVVIFGAGSGLPFFSTDTVSAQRALETHCQELLVGKNGVDGVYSADPKRDPNATRFDYLTYQEALQKGLKVMDATAFSLCMDNGLNTRVFGMSEPGNVTSALLGETIGTLVSAEKE